Part of the Tribolium castaneum strain GA2 chromosome 4, icTriCast1.1, whole genome shotgun sequence genome is shown below.
ACGCGTTTGTGGTTTGTGACAACTCCAAAATCAACAATTACTTCATTTTGAATGAAGCTGTAAAAACACCAATTTAGCACATTCACACCTTTGGcgttaaattattcaaattcgTTTCAACCCTACTCGATAAGGACTTAAACAAATTCGAACCAGCGAAATTGCGTCACCAACAAGTCAACAATCTATTATCAAAGCACTAATTCCTACAATTTGGGATTCACAAGATCCTCTTCAGAACTGTAAAAACGGTGCGTTTTTTACGCTATTCCGTCGTTTTCCTCGTTGGATGTACAGCAGATGACACTCAAGATGTGTCAGCACATGGATGTATGTCAAGAAACGCACTGTCACCAAAGACCGACCGGCGGCGGCACGCGCGTGTTTCCACTGCTATCCGACCGCATTACGTAACTCGCGGAACGAAGGATCGAAGGGTGGGGGACAAAGTGGAATGACGCGAGTCCGGAGACTCCGGGAAGAAGACACCGAATGGCCACCTCAAGAGTGGACGAGGCGGCTTTTAAGTATCGGCCGTGATTCGGAGACTTTGAGAGGAAGTGGAGCTTTAGACGCGTTTCTTTGATGGTATTTTGTATTACAAGGGTCGTCGAGGGGTTCTTTATTAGGCGAACTTGGGAAATTAGGAAAAGTTAAGGCAATGATTACGACACTACATAGATAAAAGTCCGGTCGTTAAGTCAAGGGAAGATGTTTATTAATACGAACAGTGGTGTATCTAAAACGTTCACTCTTCTATGATAATAAAGCATTCTTTCACAAACAatacttttttctattttacattttacacgCCATTAGCAACTAGCTTTTAAGTAATTTGGTGGCATTTACTATAACAAAACCGGTCTAAAAGTCTAGTACAAAACTAGTCTAGGGGACTTTCCTCACGTGAAAACGTgcactatcattattagattAGCTGACCTCGTAACCtttcgataaaattttgttatattttcttttcaaaataaattaaaaataaaaaatacttttaagaGTCTCACGGTctgtatattttaaatgacgAAGAGAATGTGATtcagaaacaataaattttcgattttaaacGAGCTATTAAGCCCAATACTGGATGAGAAATGCATTCATAATGTTCCCCGTTTACATAACTGGAGTTAAAATTACCACCATTATAGCAGTAGTGTATATCTTTGTTATGAATTAATAAAACCGGAATGAAAGAGATTTAAAATATGCACCCAGCAAACACAACTGAAATCCATATTTCCATTACGGAATAATCACCAATTAGGTATGCTAACTTCGATTTACTACAGTAATTTACATTATCCTCATTACTCGCTTAATACATTCTTACATAACTCAACTCGCTGGCTATTAATTGAGACAAAGTTTAGCTTTCCAGGTTCTTTCTTCAGTCGCCTgtggataaaattaaaatgcataATCTCCCTCAAATGGCTCATTATAATGTCAACGTTGATTTTCTTAAAACAGTGAGATTTAAATAGGGCTCATTTCGTTTCCAGCCGATAATTGGAGTTGTGGCGAGATAAGGCCGAATTCTCGATAGCACTCGACGAAAATTTCAAATGGGTGTGACAGTGGTGGGTTTGCTTGGAGATTAGGTTGCTTATAGAGCCAATTTGCATCGGATAAACTACACAGAAAGTGTCGAGTTTTATCTTTTGTGACAAATTTCAATTTCTTGATGGCACTCAGGCCTGGAATTTCTCACTTTACACCTACTCAAATTAAGTTTTCTCGTCAACGTATCGTATCAGGAACAATTTACATTCATTACTTAAAACAActtaaaattgtgtttaacaaaataatgcgAGTCACAATGAAAAGTGTATTACAACATAAgtcgtaaataaataatttacgaaACGAAAAACAATTCGTAAAATATCGCCCCCATTCAACCTCAATTATGCACATTTTCTAAAGTTTGGTCCCGAGTAATGTAATatttgttgataaaaatggtCACAGAACTCAAGGTCCGCACACAAAATTTGGGTTAAACAGCCAGTATTGATCCCTCATCAAGGACATTTGGTGTACATCACATTAATTTGTTTCTCTGATAAATAAACATTCAAACTGAATATAAATCAATACATTTGAGGCACAACCGTAAGAGTTTTATTATCATGTCACCGGAGTTTGAACTCGGACCGTTTcctgtttaatttaaagaCAGATTTAGTACAAAAGTGGGTTACGTtcaaataacataaaaatttattacgattcaaatttttatgattggaaactGAAACATCCAAAATCTGTTTAACTAATTTACATGATTTTCATCATCGGGCCGAGTGGATTACAAATTAATCAATAAAACGGCATTACTTGCATTGAATGGGCTATAAAACACATTTACGTGTAGGTTTCACAGCTTTTAAATACTCATTTTCAATGTTATTTCTTTTTACGATGCTAAAAGTATTTGCATTCTGTGTGGTAATGGCAATCATAAAGCTTCGTCCTTTTCTCGCTAATGAAGTCGGcgtaaaataaaagaaaaatattaattaaatcagtCTTAATGGCGGACTGAAAAGTAAATTCATTTCGCAATGTAGTATTTTGCTTTCCTGAAGGTTTACGAGTAATTCAatctttctaaattattttccgaATTCTGTAACTCCGAGTTCAATATCAATTCCCccgcaattatttttcttattgtaACCGTCTATGCAGAATCGATACTACAAATGGTTTTCTCGGCTCTTCCGCCACGTTTGTGAGACAATTACGTCCTAGTTAAGTCGTTGGAAACGTTTTTAGCGAGTTGAAAGCGCACTAGACAAACCCACATAATCTCAAAATCTTACAAAGTGGCGGACATATTTCATAAAAGATCTTGTCGCATTCGCAACTTCTCGAGTCGcccaaaaaactgttgcttCCCTTATTATCAGAGCCCATTAAAAGTTGGTGATTTCGTTTGATGACTTCAATAAACGCATCCATCAATTTAGAGGTGAGTAGAGCTGGTCActctttttgttgtttttgtggCTAGGTCGTTTATTTTGGTAGAGCTTATGTTTTGTGATAAATTGTGAAAGGGAGAGCGGCTCCTGATGTGTACACTTTTGCTGCCAAGAATGTAGGAGAGCCTAATACACTGTTTACgatattaaagtattatttcaGGCGGTGAAGGATTTGCTCTTTTATTACCACCACATCGGTTTTCTTTGATCATAAATTCTCACaaacataacaaaaaattcttttcgtgcttaaaacaaatttaattaattatgataaTTATCAGTGTAGTGTGTAAGGGCCAGTGCTACATGCAAATTGTAGTTCAGTAATCCTATTTATGATTTAATCTGATTTGTGTAATCTGACAGTCTACACCACCACTTTCTTTAACTTATTAGAGTGGATTAGGTTTGTTAACCCTTAAAGCCATTCCGTTTCGAATTTGGGTAATAACTCCTCAAATAACAATTAGGATTCAATAACAGAAATAACCcaattaaaacttttcaatCGAAATTGCCCCATctcacattaattttaaactaaaagcTTTCACATTTTATGGTGGCGGAGCAGACGGAGGTTTCCAATTTGTGCACATAATCGAGAAAATCGCATCTCGATGTCTTGTTGGGCTGTCTATTAACGTAGCTATGTTGGCAAACGTATAAACATCCCTCGACGTTTGATAAACCAGACATTGCCCCTTGAAAACATAATCTACGAAACCTACTAAATGTATAAGCCGATGATGTGCTAGACGAGCAAACCATTTACCAATCGCTGAGCCACAAATCCCGAATAAAATACCGTGTAAATATTTCCACACCGAACTCATGAACAATTAATCCCAAACTTTTatgcaacattttatttaagccggattttttgaaatgttcGCATAATACGCGTTTTTAAACACAAGTCTATTTGATTAATTCTgaggtaatttaaaaaaaacgacgCCTTCAAATTTATACGATGTGCCAACAGCAACGTTATGATAAGACCAAATATTAGCTACACGTATAGAATGAATCAGATTATGTGACTTGAGTAATATGCAAATAAGTCAGCTTCTAAAGCAAGATAAATGACTTGGCGTTTGTTACATTTAGGACTTTAAATGAAACTAACACTACCATCcaaattgagaaaaatcaGTTTAAGCTTTATTTCATTACTGTTTTTTCAACACGTTCAAATTTGGCGCATTACGCAATTCAGCGCCACCTTAACGATTTTTACAACTGCATAACTAGCCAATTTTAGTCGGTAAAACAGGATACTTTAGTGCTAATCAATCAAAAGTTCaaggaaaattaaaataattttcgtaatttccaCCCGAAACGAAGAAATTGGCATGAAATGTGCTGTCTACACGATTACTAATTGATGTGCAACTTCAAACCAACGCATTTAAGGGAAATGAAAGAGGTTCAATGACATAACCACAATTACCCAACATGTTGCGATTATCGGGGTTTAATGTTTTTGCTCTTGGAGCAAAAACTatcgaaaattataaaaaagcaaGCGAGAGGATCAATAAGAAGATTAGCGGAACTTTCGTTGAAAAAGCAGtcatttatttgaaaactgTATGGAATGACTATACCGAAGTAGCTGTCTCTGTTAGGAGCGACATTACGGAGAAACCCCTAAAAGCGGCGGGTTTCTTCACCGGTATGGGCTTCGTAATGTACAGTTTAACACACAATCCGGACGAACAAAGTTTCAAAGCGAAATTTATCCAGTGTTCAAATGAGGTTTCTTTAGTTAGCCCAAATCTTGTCAATACCGCTGCAGTTGAACACATGAAGATGATACAAACTTGTTACAACAGAGACTTAATAAGGTACACAAACTTGGGGCTGTTTTCACTCGTTTGGGTCGATAAATACAGTGATCAGTGCAACATGTACGAAACAAACTGTTCTTATTTGCAACTGCCATACAGGAAATTCCCTAGTCACGTCATAGATGTaggttttttgaatatttggtGGGTCATATCGCGCAAAATGTTAGATTAtgacataaattattaataaacggACGTACCTTAGCACTGTTGTCTTCTATGAATTTGCTGGTATTCACAGTTATTGTCTTAGGAACGGGGCTCATGTCCCTGGCACCTGAATCCCATTCCCAACTATCCAATTTTCCTACAATTAATTTCTTGAATGAAGACATACATTCATAGAACTTTCACACCTTGACTGATCTCACTTGAGTTATCTTTTGTGTGCTTCAAGGCATCAATTTCAGGCCTTAAGGCGAGCCTTCGCCGCAAAAACTGCTCGTAAGAGATCCTCCCTTGAGCGTCAGCTCCCAACTGGAGCATCAGCTCGTCAAGGGAGTCTTCAAGACTCAGTTCTCTGCAAATTGCGAGCAAATCTTGGCTGTCAATGTACCCATCCCCATTGGCATCGCAAGCCTGGAAGAGTCTCCGGACCCGCTCCTCGTCGCAAACGGAGCTGGCGCTCTCGCTAGCACAGTCTGTCTCTGCCATAACCCCTAAACCTTTAGTGTCATTTTCCTAAATTGGTGTTTAGAAATCTTAAAATAGGAACTATGAGTTATGTTTCATGTTTTATGAATGAAACAGTTTTCAATTGATTAAAACGTTTCATTGAGCCTTTTTTCGCAACATAAACAATCACAAAAAACTTGACAAGAAACGTCTAAACTAGGGCGCCATCTGTTACGTGATTGTGGTTGCGTCACAGTGCtgtcaaaaatttgaaaatacgaAGGCCATTCCGTGTTTTAGTGTTTATTTGAGGTAAGAAAATAATACATAGACCTTATCAATGCTAATTAGTGTGCGATTTAACAAGTTTAATCACTTTTCTTCTTTTTGGTGGGGCTTTCTTCCGAAGAAGCCCCTTCACCCGACTTCCGTTTGTTGGACTTATCTTCGTCGGAGTCTTCCTTTGAGTCCCCTGACCCTAATTTCTCTTCAAATGTGGCCACACTTTTCTTGATTTTACTTGCATCAGGGCTGTACGCCCACAAAATCAATTTCAAGTGTTCCGCAGTTGGCAAATCGTCCTTCCACATATCCGGTTTTTTCTCATCAATTTCCTTGAGTAACTTCTTTAATTCCGTGTTCCTGACAATGTCCCAAGTGGGTTCGTCCTCTCCACTTGAAACAGTCCGCAAGTTTTTGTACTCTCCATTAGCCCCTTTGTACGCCTTGTAAAAGGCGTCGCATTTGGAGTCCTCTATTTTACACTGGGCTTTAAGTGGCAAAAGAGCCGTAATGGCATTTAGCGGGAGATATGCGCGGTTTTCCTTTGTTAAGCCGTtcttttcaaagttgtttagCCATTCATCAAAAACTGCCATCGCGTCGTTGATGTTCTGCAGCTTCTCTTTGTCCTTAGTCACTGGGAAAGagaataattcatttttttattaaaactaacacgTTTGTTGAATGGTGTTTTTCCGCGTTTATTTTGAATGGAAGCGTCGCATTCGGTCAAAGTCGTTTGAttgtatttataaaaacattccGCATTTCTTGTCGCGCCGAAAAAGTGTTTACTCACGCGTGAGGGTCCGTTTGGCCCTTCCTATCAATCCTTTGATGGCCAGTTTCTGATAATCCGGGTCACGTccttccaaattttttatcgTTTCTAAAGCCTTCTCTTTATCCTTAAATCCCAAGCCGGGAACGGTGTCTGGCTTCGATTCGGACATTTTCTCTAAAAGAAATcgatacaaaaatttatttaccaataTTTCGTATCTACCTTCGAGCGAAGTTATAACTTGAATGTGGGGAGCTTCTCGAGTGAAAtacaaattttagaaattcgGTTTCCACCACTTTTAGTAAGTGCGAGGAATTGGACGAGCGGCACTTGGAAACagctaaaattaaatgttgaaTTGAAGGTCGAGAGCGAACAGATCGATTCGAATTGTGGCCAGAGTATGACAAAATAGCTAAACTCGGTTATTACGTCAGGATTTAAGCAAGACTGAAAGTTCTTGACATTCGTAACGActtgaataattattaataataaacattagGTGGATCGTAaccatttttgataaataattcatCTCATTGCAGTCATCAATTCTCATATCTCTGAATTTATTTCGATTTGGCTTCTATTGGCGAGTTTGGCGCAGTCGACCAATCAGCGACcagattcaaattcaaaacggGGGGATAATCGGGTTAAGAATACAGTTTAATCCAtgtaaacgttttattcttgAAATTATGTTACACAGTATTTACACAGTTTTATGATTATGTATGTAGTTGTAAAATAACACACTTATAATGTGTTAGATTGCTATTTTTTAACCGCAAATACACTTGGTTTACTAAATCGTTGTAAAGTGCCACAGGCCAAAAATACGAAACTCAAACAATAGTGTCATTTAATAGAAAATGAtgtcatttattatttgttttatttacaaatgatTATAGTTCCGTTGTTTCGAGTTTTCTTCTTGGCAATGCTGGTGGTAACGTTTGGTACACATTTTGGGCACGAATGTGACCATTGGTATGCTGCAAATTGTTGCACTGTGGGAGATCCCCGCAGCTCACCACGTTTTCATCAAGAGAATCGTGTTCCGAATTTTGactgcaaaatagtttttaataaacacattttttgcaattttttttacctaaattcGTCCGCATTTTTGTACCATTCGTTCTCATAAGCTTGCATCCAAATGGGGTTGCTTCCCTCCATGCTGTGCTTATTTGTGTTTGGTACTCTTCCACTCAAAGCGCTTAAACCCCGACCGTCTATGTCGGAATCTgtagttactaaaaaaaattcgtacaTTGCGTTTTTATTTGCGTTATACTGACCATATGCGGTTGCTGTGGCCGCTTTTAATTTCCGGTGGTAGGTTTGTCGTTGGTTTATGCAAAGAGCTAGGCACAACA
Proteins encoded:
- the LOC103315214 gene encoding mitochondrial import inner membrane translocase subunit Tim29; translation: MLRLSGFNVFALGAKTIENYKKASERINKKISGTFVEKAVIYLKTVWNDYTEVAVSVRSDITEKPLKAAGFFTGMGFVMYSLTHNPDEQSFKAKFIQCSNEVSLVSPNLVNTAAVEHMKMIQTCYNRDLIRYTNLGLFSLVWVDKYSDQCNMYETNCSYLQLPYRKFPSHVIDVGFLNIWWVISRKMLDYDINY
- the Ude gene encoding uracil-DNA degrading factor, which codes for MSESKPDTVPGLGFKDKEKALETIKNLEGRDPDYQKLAIKGLIGRAKRTLTLTKDKEKLQNINDAMAVFDEWLNNFEKNGLTKENRAYLPLNAITALLPLKAQCKIEDSKCDAFYKAYKGANGEYKNLRTVSSGEDEPTWDIVRNTELKKLLKEIDEKKPDMWKDDLPTAEHLKLILWAYSPDASKIKKSVATFEEKLGSGDSKEDSDEDKSNKRKSGEGASSEESPTKKKKSD